In Jatrophihabitans endophyticus, one DNA window encodes the following:
- a CDS encoding RHS repeat-associated core domain-containing protein, protein MTDPDGNTETDDLDPAAGSRLVAHTDALGNTTRYAYDNRGFREATTDPDGHTTTLAHDALGDVTTKVTCRSRNSCQKSTATYDTSTSATDYAAGKILTASDPRTYANVVADNTHPGYVTTWTYNAQGLVSTVTEPATGAAPKGRVTTYTYTTSSTPAADGGTQIGNQLASVTDANGAKTSYTYFSGGQVATITSPMGAVTRYEYTADSYGPSARVVTDSSYPAGIRTTYTYDAENRPLTVTEPETVDAVTKAHHRLRRTYGYDDDGNVDSVSLADVAGTDDARTSTYTYTAGGRLASSTDAEGNKTTQQFNAMGERSATVLPDGDKLGYGYSATGELQTTTLANYVGDPNAPSAPTDLVLESRAYDPAGRLASVTDAMGRVTAYHYLDDGLLADRVQASGTPAASQERWEYDAAGNASRHYAGCDPAGVDPCLRSSSIFSDAANRPIETDDFVALYKVRTRAVSHDPVGNITATTTEDADTSTSPAKITDPHQTTLAYDAGNNLTSAVNKNGSSSLTTTYTRDTAGRLLSKTSPAGRKVSYGYDQVGQVESVAKPKIADGQSGADVVPTWSTGYDTFGETEASRDADGNVVTYAHDGDGDVTTVAASPYTAPGASDAVTPTVSYTYDAMSRPVSQSDAMNYRQVAGYDQLGNVASVTLPGGAKQTFTYDPEGEQLTSTSPTGARTEQTYDELGHRVTATDDERYPTPSADTTTYVIDRLGNDLSMTDPLGNKTAYGYDRLQNRVSETSPTGKTTTTAYDSADRAVSVTAPDGTSSVVQLDEAGRQIGTQQLSTTGTVLSSTSATYDGDGNRSTETDESGHVVTSTYDGDGNLTRQTQPDGNGGTNTTSFGYDAQGNRTSYTDPNGYTTSYTYNSLGRQESSVLPAVAGDTALADRATTVAYDADGRPVTTTRPGGVSVTRHYNAAGEVAGVTGSGAAAEQRDYTYDDDGRLTKATSGSTTVTATYEDRGQVLTSSDAGGQASMTYDAADNLRARTDAAGSATFSYDAAGNLTKQAGPAAGSTTDWSYTANGQVAKTTYEGVASIAYGYDGQHRTTSETVADPAGKNLTSYTYGRNAAGQVTSSATSCSTGCTAGSTTYTYDALGRLATSKSGTTTTTFGYDGDGNLTKGDGYTAAYNEQDELTSSTNAAGTTRYGYSLRGTLDSVTAPNGDSTSSSFDAYDELVATGGRTYSYDALGRTSSISGQGADNTFSYDGVGTEPVSDGSQTFGRTPSGAPITSTSGSATTDLVTDDHGDVLEQLSKAGVGGSNNYAAYGAAKHTGTARTALGFEGGWTDSDGNVMTASRWYSPVLNRFLSADSQQNPPTPAVNANRYAYGNDDPLDRTDRSGHSACRDYEREAVEQAEERKEEERAERQIRDLHREIAREHAEQAREDAEVEREDARDERAAEREERAWDEEEFEEEHGGESRSQYERELEDEARHPERVESRPWWEDVLEDGGEFLEDGAEFVVEDPEVLLLLESFTNPSLGDCGSGAEPERVTPRNTEQRARQGVQRAVDHPDSAPAEDPAAKAASEPKTFHPAESGDETTSDTAAEGDRAAEEVEADPGEDDSAATADLGDSSSVPRTSYSRPNGATTAAQRQSVQGQPCVSFGTVSDGQVADHTYPLVQEYYETGTINLDRMRVPLSRSDRSARCVLRGRAPRTVIIRSSCMRYLVLNHE, encoded by the coding sequence GTGACCGATCCCGACGGCAACACCGAGACCGACGACCTCGACCCCGCGGCAGGATCCCGCCTCGTCGCCCACACCGACGCGCTGGGCAACACGACCCGGTACGCGTACGACAACCGCGGCTTCCGGGAGGCGACGACCGACCCGGACGGGCACACGACGACGCTGGCGCACGACGCGCTCGGCGACGTCACGACCAAGGTCACGTGTCGGAGCAGGAACAGCTGTCAGAAGTCGACGGCCACGTACGACACCTCCACCAGTGCGACGGACTACGCGGCGGGAAAGATCCTGACCGCCTCGGACCCCCGCACCTATGCCAACGTCGTCGCCGACAACACCCACCCCGGTTACGTGACGACGTGGACCTACAACGCGCAAGGCCTGGTCAGCACGGTCACCGAGCCGGCCACCGGTGCGGCACCGAAGGGTCGCGTGACGACCTACACGTACACGACGTCGTCCACACCGGCCGCCGACGGCGGGACGCAGATCGGCAATCAACTGGCCTCGGTGACCGACGCCAACGGCGCCAAGACGTCGTACACCTACTTCAGCGGGGGACAGGTCGCGACGATCACGTCTCCCATGGGAGCCGTCACCAGATACGAGTACACGGCCGACAGCTACGGGCCGTCGGCCCGGGTCGTGACCGACTCGAGCTACCCGGCCGGTATCAGGACGACGTACACCTACGACGCCGAGAACCGCCCGCTCACGGTCACCGAGCCCGAGACCGTCGACGCCGTCACCAAGGCCCATCACCGGCTGCGCAGGACTTATGGCTACGACGACGACGGCAACGTCGACTCCGTGAGCCTCGCCGACGTCGCCGGCACCGACGACGCGCGAACGAGCACCTACACCTACACCGCCGGCGGACGCCTCGCGTCGAGCACCGATGCCGAGGGCAACAAGACCACCCAGCAGTTCAACGCGATGGGCGAACGGTCGGCCACCGTCCTGCCCGACGGTGACAAGCTCGGCTACGGGTACTCCGCGACCGGTGAACTGCAGACGACGACGCTGGCGAACTACGTCGGCGACCCCAACGCACCGTCCGCGCCGACCGACCTCGTCCTCGAGTCACGCGCCTACGACCCCGCCGGTCGGCTCGCGTCGGTGACCGACGCGATGGGCCGGGTCACGGCCTACCACTATCTCGACGACGGTCTGCTGGCCGATCGCGTGCAGGCGAGCGGCACCCCGGCGGCGTCCCAGGAACGCTGGGAGTACGACGCCGCGGGCAACGCGTCCCGGCACTACGCCGGGTGCGACCCCGCCGGTGTCGACCCTTGTCTGCGCAGCAGCTCGATCTTCTCCGATGCCGCGAACCGGCCCATCGAGACCGACGACTTCGTCGCCCTGTACAAGGTGCGAACACGCGCGGTGAGTCACGACCCCGTCGGCAACATCACCGCCACGACCACCGAAGACGCCGACACCTCGACGTCGCCGGCCAAGATCACCGACCCGCATCAGACGACCCTGGCCTACGACGCAGGGAACAACCTGACCAGCGCGGTGAACAAGAACGGCAGCTCGTCGCTGACCACCACCTACACCCGCGACACCGCGGGTCGGCTGCTGTCGAAGACCTCGCCGGCCGGCCGCAAGGTCAGCTACGGCTACGACCAGGTCGGCCAGGTGGAGTCCGTGGCCAAGCCGAAGATCGCGGACGGGCAGTCCGGCGCCGACGTCGTCCCGACCTGGTCGACGGGTTACGACACGTTCGGCGAGACCGAGGCATCGCGCGACGCCGACGGGAACGTCGTGACCTACGCGCACGACGGTGACGGTGACGTCACGACCGTCGCGGCCTCGCCGTACACGGCTCCCGGGGCCAGCGACGCTGTGACGCCGACGGTCAGCTACACCTACGACGCGATGTCACGGCCGGTGTCGCAGTCGGACGCGATGAACTACCGGCAGGTGGCCGGGTACGACCAGCTCGGGAACGTCGCGTCGGTGACGCTGCCGGGTGGCGCCAAACAGACCTTCACCTACGACCCGGAAGGCGAGCAGCTCACCAGCACATCGCCCACCGGGGCCCGGACCGAGCAGACCTACGACGAGCTCGGTCACCGGGTCACCGCCACCGACGACGAGCGATACCCGACACCCTCGGCGGACACGACCACGTACGTGATCGACCGGCTCGGCAACGACCTGTCGATGACCGATCCGCTCGGCAACAAGACCGCGTACGGCTACGACCGGTTGCAGAACCGCGTGTCGGAGACGTCGCCGACGGGGAAGACGACGACCACGGCCTACGACTCGGCCGATCGAGCCGTGAGCGTGACCGCTCCCGACGGCACCAGCAGCGTGGTGCAGCTCGACGAGGCCGGACGCCAGATCGGGACGCAACAGCTGTCCACGACCGGGACCGTCCTGAGCTCGACGAGCGCCACGTACGACGGCGACGGGAACAGGTCGACGGAGACCGACGAATCCGGCCACGTGGTCACGAGCACGTACGACGGCGACGGGAACCTCACCCGGCAGACCCAGCCCGACGGCAACGGCGGGACGAACACGACCAGCTTCGGCTACGACGCGCAGGGCAATCGCACGTCCTACACCGACCCGAATGGCTACACCACGAGCTACACCTACAACTCGCTGGGCAGGCAGGAGAGTTCCGTCCTGCCTGCCGTCGCCGGCGACACCGCGCTCGCCGACCGGGCCACGACCGTCGCCTACGACGCCGACGGTCGACCGGTGACCACGACCCGCCCCGGCGGCGTCAGCGTCACGAGGCACTACAACGCGGCGGGTGAGGTCGCCGGCGTGACCGGTTCGGGCGCGGCGGCCGAGCAACGCGACTACACCTACGACGACGACGGTCGACTCACTAAGGCGACCAGCGGTTCGACGACGGTCACCGCGACCTACGAGGATCGCGGTCAGGTGCTCACGTCGTCGGATGCGGGCGGCCAGGCGTCGATGACGTACGACGCCGCGGACAACCTCCGCGCGCGGACGGACGCGGCGGGTTCGGCGACCTTCTCCTACGACGCCGCCGGGAACCTGACGAAGCAGGCCGGCCCCGCGGCCGGCAGCACGACCGACTGGTCCTACACCGCGAACGGGCAAGTGGCCAAGACGACCTACGAGGGTGTCGCGTCGATCGCCTACGGCTACGACGGCCAGCACCGGACGACCAGCGAGACCGTCGCCGATCCCGCCGGCAAGAACCTGACGAGCTACACCTACGGCCGCAACGCAGCCGGGCAGGTCACCTCGTCGGCCACCTCCTGCTCCACCGGGTGCACGGCCGGCAGCACCACCTACACCTACGACGCGCTCGGCCGACTTGCCACGTCGAAGAGCGGTACCACGACGACGACGTTCGGCTACGACGGCGACGGCAACCTGACCAAGGGCGACGGTTACACCGCGGCGTACAACGAGCAGGACGAGCTGACGTCGTCGACGAACGCGGCGGGTACCACTCGCTACGGCTACTCGCTGCGGGGCACGCTCGATTCGGTCACCGCTCCGAACGGTGACAGCACCTCGTCGTCGTTCGACGCCTACGACGAGCTCGTCGCCACCGGCGGACGAACCTATTCCTACGACGCGCTCGGCCGGACTTCGTCGATCTCCGGCCAGGGCGCCGACAACACGTTCAGCTACGACGGCGTGGGCACCGAGCCGGTGAGCGACGGTTCGCAGACCTTCGGTCGCACGCCGTCGGGCGCACCGATCACCTCGACGTCGGGCTCGGCCACCACCGACCTCGTCACTGACGATCACGGCGACGTGCTGGAGCAGTTGTCGAAGGCCGGAGTGGGCGGATCGAACAACTACGCCGCCTACGGCGCGGCCAAGCACACCGGCACCGCCCGGACGGCGCTGGGCTTCGAGGGCGGGTGGACCGACTCCGACGGAAACGTGATGACGGCGTCGCGGTGGTACAGCCCGGTGCTGAACCGCTTCCTGAGCGCGGACTCGCAGCAGAACCCGCCGACGCCGGCGGTGAACGCGAACCGGTACGCCTACGGCAACGACGATCCGCTCGATCGCACCGACCGCTCCGGCCACAGTGCGTGCCGCGACTACGAACGCGAGGCCGTCGAGCAGGCCGAGGAGCGCAAGGAGGAGGAGCGCGCCGAGCGGCAGATCCGTGATCTGCATCGCGAGATCGCGCGCGAGCACGCCGAGCAGGCGCGCGAGGATGCCGAGGTCGAGCGCGAGGACGCGCGCGACGAGCGGGCTGCGGAGCGCGAGGAGCGGGCCTGGGACGAGGAGGAGTTCGAGGAGGAGCACGGCGGCGAGTCGCGCAGTCAGTACGAGCGTGAACTCGAGGACGAGGCGCGGCATCCGGAGCGGGTCGAGAGTCGGCCGTGGTGGGAGGACGTTCTCGAGGACGGCGGTGAGTTTCTCGAGGACGGCGCGGAGTTCGTCGTCGAGGACCCCGAGGTGTTGCTGCTGCTGGAGAGCTTCACGAATCCGTCGTTGGGTGATTGTGGGTCGGGGGCTGAGCCGGAGCGGGTCACGCCGAGGAATACCGAGCAGCGTGCTCGGCAGGGTGTTCAGCGTGCGGTCGATCATCCCGATTCGGCGCCGGCCGAGGACCCGGCGGCGAAGGCCGCGTCCGAACCCAAGACTTTCCACCCCGCCGAGTCCGGTGACGAGACGACCTCGGACACAGCTGCCGAAGGCGATCGAGCCGCTGAGGAGGTTGAAGCCGACCCCGGGGAAGACGACTCCGCAGCCACAGCCGATCTGGGCGATTCATCCTCCGTCCCGCGCACCTCGTACTCGCGACCGAATGGCGCTACGACTGCGGCTCAGCGGCAGTCTGTTCAGGGGCAACCGTGTGTAAGCTTCGGCACGGTGAGCGACGGGCAAGTGGCTGACCACACGTATCCGTTGGTCCAGGAGTATTATGAAACGGGGACCATTAATTTGGATCGAATGCGCGTTCCATTGAGTCGGTCAGACCGCAGTGCCCGTTGTGTTCTGCGAGGCAGGGCGCCTCGTACAGTTATTATTCGATCCTCATGCATGCGCTATTTGGTCTTGAACCATGAGTGA